One Streptomyces formicae genomic window, GCGTCGGCATCGACTACGCCCTGTTCATCGTGACCAGACACCGCAAGGGCCTCAAACGCGGTCTCTCCGTGCCCGTCGCCGCCGAGCGGGCGGTCGCCACCACCGGACGCGCCGTCGTCTTCGCGGGCGCCACCGTCTGCATCGCCCTGCTCGGCATGCTCATCCTGCGGCTCAGCTTCCTCAACGGCGTCGCGATCGCCGCCTCGCTCACCGTGGTCCTCACCGTGGCCGCGTCCGTGACCCTGCTGCCCGCCCTGCTCTCCTGGATCGGGCCGCGCGCGCTCAGCCGCCGCGAACGGCGCAGACTCGCCGATCACGGACCCGAACCGGAGCTGCCGACCGGCTTCGCCGCCCGCTGGGCCGCCTTCGTGGAGCGCCACCCCAAGCTGCTCGGCGCCCTCGCCGTCGTCGTCATGGCCGTGCTCGCGCTGCCCACCTTCGCGCTGCACCTGGGCACGTCCGACCAGGGCAACAACCCGGCGAAGGCCACCACCCGACAGGCGTACGACCTGTTGGCCGAGGGTTTCGGGCCCGGCGTGAACGGTCCGCTGACCCTGGTCAGCGAGGTCTACGGAGCGGGCGACCGCAACGCGCTCACCGACCTCGGCACCACCCTGAAGTCGACCGAGGGCGTCGCCTCCGTGAGCCCGGTGACGTACGCCGAGGACGGCCGCACCGCCTTCCTCACGGTCGTGCCCGCATCGGCCCCGCAGTCCGAGGCGACCAGCGAACTCGTCGACCGGCTGCGCGGCGACGTGCTGCCGAAGGCCGGTGCTGACAGCTCCCTGGACGTACACGTCGGCGGCGTCACCGCGAGCTACGACGACTTCGCGGAGATCATCGTCGGCAAGCTGCCGCTCTTCGTGGGCGTCGTCATCGGGCTGGGCTGCGTGCTGCTCCTGCTCGCCTTCCGCTCGATCGGCATCCCGCTCAAGGCCGCCGCGATGAACGTCGCCGCGGTCGCCTCCGCCTTCGGGATCGTCGTGGCGATCTTCCAGTGGGGCTGGGGGAGCGAACTGCTCGGGCTCGGCAGGGCCGGGCCCATCGAACCCTTCCTGCCCGTGATCATGGTGTCCGTGCTCTTCGGCCTCTCCATGGACTACCAGGTCTTCCTGGTCAGCCGGATGTACGAGGAGTGGCTGGAGACCGGCGACAACCGCAGGGCCGTGCGGGTCGGTCTCGCCGAGACCAGCCGCGTGATCAACTCCGCGGCCGTGATCATGATTTCGGTCTTCCTGGCCTTCGTGCTCAGCGGCGACCGCGTCATCGCGATGTTCGGCATCGCGCTCGCCGCGGCGGTCGCGCTCGACGCCTTCGTCCTGCGCACGCTGCTGGTGCCCGCGCTCATGCATCTGCTCGGCGGCGCCAACTGGTGGCTGCCCAGGCGCCTCGACCGGCTGCTTCCGCGCATCAGCATCGAGCCGCCGGAATGTCGTTCGAACGCACGCGGCGATCGTGCGAGTATCCCGGAACAGCGGGACGTACAGGACGACGCACGTGAGGTGAGGGAGCGAGATGTTCGCGATATCGCTGGGCGAGGGCGCTGAGCTGAGGCCGGTCGAGCCGTGGCAGGCGCAGGAGTTCTACGAGCACGTCGAGCGCGCGCGGGAGTACACGGGGGCCTGGGTGCCCTTCACCGTCACCGTGAAGGATCTCGAATCGGCGCGGGCCCACCTCCAGAAGTACGCCGACAAGCAGGCTTCCGACACCGGCCGCTTCTACGGCATCTGGGTCGACGGCATGCTCGTCGGCGGTATCGCCTTCCGGATCTTCGACACGAGCGTCGACGGCTGTGAGCTCGCCGTCTGGCTGGAGCCGACGGTGGCCGGGCGCGGCCTGATCAACAAGGCGTCCCGGATCCTCGTCGACTGGGCCGTCGACGAGCGCGGCATGCACCGCGTGGAGTGGCTCGTCTCCTCCCTCAACGACCGCAGCAAGGCGACGGCCGAGCGGCTCGGCTTCACCCGGGACGGCGTCCTGCGCGAGAGCTTCCCCTGGCAGGGGGTGCGGCACGACATGGAGGTGTGGTCGGTGCTCGCGCCGGAGTGGCGGGCGCTGCGGGAGGCGCGTGCCGCCGAGGCCGGGGCCGTTCGTTAAGAGAGCTCTCAGACTCCGTCCGTACGGTGCGGGGCATGGGAACCAAGACTGATGAGGCGGCCGGGGCCAAGGAAGCACCCGGAACAGAGGACACCGCCGTGGCCGAGGACACGGCCGGTACGGACGCGGTCCGTGCGGACGAGGCCGGAAAGGACGAGACGGCCGACGCCGCCAAGGCCGATCTCACCAAGACCGACGCCGACACGACCGATGCCGCCGACGCGGACGCCCACGCGGCGGACGCCGAGGACGACGCGGACGACCTGGACGACCTGGACGACGTCACGGCCGATTCGGCCGCGACCGCCAAGTCGTCCGGTGTCGGCGAGGGCGCCGCGGCGGTCGTCGCGGCCGCGCTCGGCGTGATCGGTCTCTCCGGCGGCTGGCTCGGCACGATCGCCTCCGCCCGCGAGAACCTGTACGGCCAGCTGGAGACCCAGCAGGGCGCGAGCGTCGCCACGACGGTCCAGGCCATGTACGGCGACTCCTGGAAGGCCACCGCGCTGATCGCTGGGCTCTTCGCGCTCGCCGCCCTGGTCACCGCCTTCGTCGTGCTCGCCAAGCCCGCCTTCGGGGCGCCCGGCAAGCCGCAGGCACCGTGGATCAAGTCCGTGGCGTGGGCGGGTCTCGTGCTCGGTGTGATCGGGCTGGTCCTGGCCATCGCCAAGTACTCCGACCTGCTGCTCGGACTGCCGTCCGTACCCTCCTGAGCAACGGGACACGCGCCGTAAGGCAAGGGCGGGGCAGGGTCTAAGGACCCTGCCCCGCCCTTCGTCGTACCTAAGGCCCCCCACCTCACGGAGATGCGGCACTCGCCCGATGTGAGCGACCACCCTGGGAGACGAAAGTGGAGACATCGCAGAGAGCGATGGACACCACCGAGAACCACCAGAGACCCGAGGGGTACGCGATGTACGACTACGAGATGCACCAGATGCGCGCCGCCGAGCTGGCCCAGGAGGCCGCACACCGCCGCCTGGTCCGCGAGGCCCGCAGGACCCGCGCCGCCGCCCGCCGATCGGCCCGCGACGAAGCCGAGGGGCGGGTGATCGCGGAGCTCGGCAGAACCCGCTTCACCCGGGCCGCCTGAGGGGCCCCGACCGTGTCGATGATCACCCAGCGGACAACGGGTGCCGCGAGGCCCGCCCACTGTGCGATGCTCGCCGCTGTGGAGACCAGGTCCGTCAGCCCGGTGTTCGTCGGCCGGGCCGACGAACTGGGCGCACTGAACGAAGCACTCGCCCGAGCCGGGGAGCCGGGCACGGGCGAGCCCCAGGCGTTGCTGCTCGGCGGCGAGGCGGGCGTCGGCAAGACGCGCCTCGTCGAGGAGTTCACCGCCGCCGCCGAGGAGCGGGGCGCCGTCGTCGCGCTCGGCGGATGTGTCGAGATCGGCGCCGACGGCCTGCCGTTCGCCCCCTTCTCCACGGCGCTGCGCGCGCTGCGCCGCAGGCTCCCCGACGAACTCGCCGCCGCGGCCGAGGGCCAGGAGGAGGAACTCGCCAGGCTGCTGCCCGAATTGGGCTCCGCCGCCCCGGTCGGCCACCCGGCGAGCAGATCCGACGAGCAGGGCATGGCCCGCCTCTTCGAACTCACCGCCCGCCTCCTGGAACGCCTCTCCCGCGACCGCACGATCGTCGTCGTCCTGGAGGACCTGCACTGGGCCGACGCCTCGACCCGGCACCTCCTCGCCTACCTCTTCCGCACGCTGCGCGGCGGCCGCCTCGTGCTGCTCGCCACCTATCGCGCCGACGACATCCACCGCCGCCACCCGCTCCGCCCCCTGCTCGCCGAGCTGGACCGGCTTCGCACGGTGCGGCGCATCGAACTCGGCCGGTTCAGCAAGGACGAGGTCGCCCGCCAGATGGCCGGGATATTCGCCGCCGAACCCGAACAGTCCCTGGTCGACGACATATTCGACCGCTCCGACGGCAACGCCTTCTTCGTCGAGGAGCTCGCGGTCGCCGCCCACGGCAGCAGCTGCGCGGGCCTCACGGACTCCCTGCGCGACCTGCTCCTCGTCCGCGTCGAGGAACTGCCCGAGGACACCCAGCGCGTGGCCCGGATCGTCGCCGAGGGTGGCTCCACCGTCGAGTACGAACTGCTCGCCGAGGTCGCGGGGCTCGCCGAGGACGACCTGATCCAGGCGCTGCGGGCCGCGGTCGGCGCCAACATCCTGCTCGCGTCGCCGGACGGCGACGGCTACCGCTTCCGGCACTCCCTGGTCCGCGAGGCCGTCAGCGACGACCTGCTGCCCGGCGAACGCTCGCGCATCAACCGCCGCTTCGCCCAGGCCCTGGAGTCCGACCCCGCACTCGTCTCCGCCGACCAGCGCGCCGCCCGCCTCGCCACCTACTGGTACTACGCGCACGACGCCGCCAAGGCCCTGCCCGCCGTGCTCAGCGCCTCCGTCGAGGCCCGCCACCGGCACGCGTACGCCGAGCAACTGCGCCTGCTCGAACGGGCGATGGAGCTCTGGGACGACGCTCCCGACTCCGTACGCGAAGGACTGCGCCCCGCCGACTACGTCGAGGGTTACCCGGCCTGCGGCTGCGACCCGGCCGCCACCCCGCTCCAGTACCTCGACCTGATGGCGGAGGCCACCGTCGCGGGACGCCTGTGCGGCGAACGCGAACGCGCCCTGAAGATCATCAAGCGCGCCCTGCGGATCCTGGAGGATGAGAACGACCCCCTCCGCGCCGCCTGGTTCTGGGTGTCCCGCTCCCGCCTCGTCTCCACCCTCGGCCGGGGCGACGGCTGGGACGAGATCGCCAAGGCGCAGGAGCTGGTGCGCGGACTGCCGCCGTCCGAGGTGCACGCGGAGGTGCTCGTGCACCGCGCCTCCTGGGGCATGCTGCACGACCCGGGGGCCGAGACCCTGGCCGCCGCCGAACGGGCCGTCGAGTACGCCCGCATGGTCAAGGCCGACGTCATCGAGCTCAACGCCCGGCTCACCCGGGGCGCCCTCCTCGTCGAGGCGGGCGACCCCGAGGCGGGCCTCGCCGAGATGTACGAGATCAGGGACCGCGTCGTCCGCGAGGCACTGGTCACCAACCTGAGCCGCGCCCACATCAATCTCCCCTCGTCGCTCGAAGGCGTCGGCCGCTCCGCAGAGGCGGTACGGGTCGCGATGGAAGGCATCGAGTTCTGCCGGAAGTACGGCCTGGTGGACACCGAGGGCTGGGTGTGGGCCAACGCCGCCGAGTCGCTGATCTCACTGGGCCGCTGGGACGAGGCGGCCGAAGCCGTCGCCCAGACCCAGCGCTGTGTGCAGAGCTCGAAACCCCGCGTCTCCGCCTCCGAACGCACCGCGCGCATGGCGCTCTACCGAGGCGACCTGGTCGCCGCCGACCAGCACATGCAGACCGCCCACCAGCACCTCGGCACCCATGATCCACAGCCGCAGTACCTCCTCGTCCTCATCCGCATCGCCCTCGGCGTCGCCGCGGGCGAGGGCCGCGTCCTGGACGGCCGCGCCGAGTTCGAACGCGGCCTCGCCACCGGTCTGCCCATCGGCACCTACAAGTACGGCTGGCCGCTGGTGCTCGCCGCCGCCACGATGGAGGCCGACTCCCGGGGCCTGCCCATCGCCGAACCCGGCCGCCCCGCCGCCGTCGAACGGATCCGCGCGGCCGCCAAGTCCCTCGCCACCCCCATCCCGCTCTGGCGCGCCTACGACGAGTGGACGCGCGCCGAACTCCTGCGCTCCGAGGGCCGCGACGGCCCCGACGACTGGTCCGCCGTGGTCCAGGCACTGGAACCCATGGACCGCCCCTACGACCTCGCCCAGGCGCGCCTGCGTCTCGCCGAGTCCCTCCTCGCCCCGCAGCACACGGACCGCGACCGCGCCGCCCAGCTCCTGCGCCAGGCCGGAGAGGTCGCCGAGCGGCTCGCCGCCCGGCCGCTCGCCGATGCCGTCACCGGCCTCGCCCAGCGCGCCCGGCTCAACCTCGACAGGACCGCGACCGCGCGCGAGCCCGCCGCCCCCGCCGACCCGGCCGAGGCGCTCGGCCTGACCAGCCGCGAACGGGACGTCCTGCGCCTGGTCGCGGTGGGCCGCAGCAACCGCCAGATCGCCGAGGAGCTCTTCATCTCCCCGAAGACCGCGAGCGTCCACGTCTCCAACATCCTCGCCAAGCTCTCCGTCACCGGCCGTGGCGAGGCCGCGGCGCTCGCCCACCGGCTCCGGCTCTTCCCGGTCGAGAGCGCCCAGACTCCCGGCTGACCTGCACTTTTTCGGTCCCGGCCGGTTTTTGGCCCGCTCGCCTACGCTTGACGGCAGAGACTCGGCTCCAGGGAGGCGCGGTGTTCACCCCGTTTGAAGCTCTGTTCGCACCGGGACGCAAGCACACCGAGGACGAGAACAGGCGTCTGGAACTGACGCGCGTGGATCTCGCCGACGGTGATCCCGGCAAGGGACCGATAGATCTGACGTCGGGCAAGGTGGTCGTGCGCGCGCCGGTGCCGTCATCGCGCGAGGAGGGGACGCCGGGCACGGAGGAGACGTAGCCCCCCGGTCGGGTCACTCCACCTTCACCTCCAGGATCTTGTCGTCGCCCTTCTCCGGCGTCCCCCGCGAGTCCGTCTCGCTCGTCACCAGCCAGAGCTTGTCGCCGCCCGCCGCGAGCACCGTGCGCAGCCGTCCGTGCTCGCCCTTCAGGAACGCCTGGGGCTTCCCCGCCGGTGTCACGCCCCGGACCGGGACGCGCCACAGCCGCTCGCCGCGCAGCCCCGCCATCCAGACCGATCCCTCGGCGTAGGCGACGCCGCTCGGTGACGCTTCGGAGGTCTTCCACTGGGCGACCGGGTCGTGGTACCCCTCCTCACCGGCCTTGCCCTCCACCTCGGGCCAGCCGTAGTTGTCACCGGACTTGATCTCGTTCAGCTCGTCCCAGGTGTCCTGGCCGAACTCCGAGGCCCACAGCCGCTTCTGCTCGTCCCAGGCGAGACCCTGCACATTGCGGTGGCCGTACGAGTAGACGGGGGAGTCGCCGAAGGGGTTGCCGGGGGCGGGCTCGCCGTCTGCGGTGAGGCGCAGGATCTTGCCGCCCAGGGACTTCTTGTCCTGCGCGAGGCCGGTGTCACCCGTCTCGCCCGTGCCCGCGTACAGCATCTTGTCCGGGCCGAAGGCGATCCGGCCGCCGTTGTGGATCATGCCCTTGGGGATGCCCTTGACGAGGGTGTCGGGCGCGCCCAACTGCTCGCCGGACGGCTTCTTCTCGTCGTAGAGCATGCGGGCGACGCGGTTGTCGGACTCGGTCGTGAAGTACGCGTACACCATGTGGTCCGATGCGTACGTCGGGGAGATGGCGAGGCCCATCAGGCCGCCCTCGCCGCCGGGGGAGACGCCGGGCACCGAGCCGAGCTCCGTCTTCTTGCCCGATGTCGCGTCGACGCGGGTGATCGTCCCCTCGTCGCGCGAGGACACCAGCAGGTCCCCGTCAGGGAGCGCCGCGAGGCCCCAGGGGGACTTCAGGCCCTTGGTGAGGGTGCGGGTGACTTTCGCCGAGCCCTTCTCCGGCGGGGCGTCGGCGCCCGGTTTCCCGCTGGGGGACCGGCTCGACCTCCCCGGATCCAGCGGGCTCTCGCGCCCGCCGGAATCATCGCCTCCACCGGACGAGCACCCGGCCGCGAACACGAGGGCGGCGGCGGCCAACACGGCCGTAACAGCAGGTCGTTGCACGATCAGGTCCCTTCGACGCAGCGCTCTTACTGTTCATACACCGCTCGCGCCCCGCAGGTTCCCGATCCGCCGCCACGAGAGCCGAACGGCGTCAGTCCCACGACCCCAGCGCCGCGGGCAGCGCCGCGATCTCCCTCAGGTCCTGCGCCGTCAGCCGCACCGAGGCGGCGCCCGCGTTCTCCACCGCCCAGCGCTCCCGCTTCGCGCCGGGCACCGGCACCACGTGCCGACCCTGCGCGAGCACCCAGGCGAGCGCGACCTGGGCGGGCGTGGCGCCGTGCCGCTCCGCGATCTTGCGCAGGCCCACCACCAGCGGCTGGTTGGCGGCCATCATCTCGGCGGTGAAGCGGGGGTGCCTGGCCCGCAGGTCGTCCGGCTCGAAGCCCTGCCCCGGCGTCAGCGTCCCCGTGAGGAAACCGTTCCCCAGCGGCATCGCGGCGAGGAAGCCGATCCCGCGCGCCGCGCACCAGGGCAGCAGCGCGTCCAGCGCCTCCGGCGACCACACCGAGAGCTCGGCCTGCACGGCGCTCACGGGAAAGACCTGCTGCACCCGCTCCAACTGCCGGACCGTCGCCTCGTGCAGCCCCGGCACCGGGCGGCCCGGTGCCGGTCGCCGCCGGGCGCGCGCCCCCATCGCGCACAGGCCGAGCGCCCGCACCTTCCCCGCGGCGACGAGTTCGGCCATCGCGCCCCAGGTCTCCTCGACGGGTACCTCGGGGTCGGCGCGGTGCAGTTGGTACAGGTCGATGGTCTCCGTCTGCAGGCGTCGCAGCGAGGCGTCGCAGGCCCGCTTCACATAGCCGGGGCGGCCGTTGGCGACGATGTGCTGGTCGCCGACGAGCAGCCCGCACTTCGTCGAGACGAACGCGTCCGCACGCCGTTCCTTCAGCACCCTGCCGAGCAGCAGCTCATTGGTGAAGGGGCCGTACATGTCCGCCGTGTCCAGCAGGGTCGCCGCCTGCCCCGAGGCGTCCAACGCGGCGTGCACCGTGCGCAGCGACGCGTCGCCCCGCTGCCGCGAGCCGCTGTACGCCCAGCTCATCGGCATGCAACCGAGTCCGACTGCGCCCACTTCGAGTGCCGCCGCACCGATCGTCCTGCGCTCCACCTGGTCGTGCCCTCCCCACTCCTCACTCCTCGTTCGGAGATCATCCAAACTAACCGCTGCCGTCCCGGTCCCGAGCGGGGCCTCCCCGCGGGCCGCGCGCGGGGAGGCGCATTAGCCTCCTGAGCATGACGACAGACGTATGGCTTCCGTTCGAAGCGCACGAGATCGAGGGGCTGCCCGCGGCCGCCGACGCGGGCCTCAACTACCGGTACTGGGACGGCGGTCCCGACTTCCCCGCCGACCCGGCCGACTGCGCCTTCTACGTGGTGCCGTACATGAAGGGCACGGAGGTCGCGGTACGCCCGCTGTCCGCGATGACGTCCGTACGCGTCGTACAGACACTGACCGCGGGGATCGACCATGTGGAGCCGGGTATTCCACTCCTCTCGCCCGGGGTGCGGCTGTGCAACGCCCGCGGGGTGCACGAGACGAGCACGGCCGAACTCGCGCTCACCCTGGTCCTGGCGTCGCTGCGGGGGCTGCCGCGCTTCGTGGAGGGGCAGCGGCAGGAGGAGTGGCACGCCGGGTTCTATCCGGCGCTCGCCGACAGGTCCGTACTGATCGTGGGCTACGGATCGATCGGTTCCGCCATCGAGGACCGGCTCGCTCCGTTTGAGTGCGCGCGGGTGGCGCGCGTCGCGCGCTCCGCCCGTGCCACGGAGCGCGGCCCCGTGCATCCGCTCGTCGAACTGCCCTCCCTGCTGCCCGACGCCGACGTCGTCATCCTCTCGACGCCGCTCACCGAAGCCACCCGTGGCCTGGCCGGAGCCGACTTCCTGGGCCGCATGAAGGACGGCGCTCTCCTGGTGAACGTCGCCCGTGGGCCCGTCGTCGACACCAAGGCGCTCCTGGCCGAACTGGAGTCCGGCCGCATCACCGCCGCCCTGGACGTGACCGATCCGGAACCGCTGCCCGCAGGTCACCCCCTGTGGCACGCTCCTGGAGTGCTCATCAGTCCGCACGTGGGCGGATCGAGCTCGGCCTTCCTGCCCCGCGCGAAGCGGTTGCTGGCCGATCAGCTGAGCCGCTACGCGGCCGGGCGGTCGCTGGGCAACGTCGTGCTCACGACGGGCAGTTGATCGCCTGACGTCCGTTCGCGCACGCTCCGCACCCGCCTGTGTGCGCCCCGTGTCCGCTTCCGCTCCGGTAGTCACGGAGCGTAGAGAGACTATGTCCCTGAGTGACGAGACTGGTGTATCGTCCCGACTGGGGATGCGCCGTGGCACGTTCGGCGCGGGGATGAGACAGCAGACTGCGAGGGGGGCGACGGGCGATGCACGGCCTATGGGCGAACGATCCGACGCGGCGGGACAGCCGCCGGCGACTCTCGCACGCACCGGCCCGCAGACGCAGGCGGTGCGCCTGTCGCACGAGCGGCCGTCGCCGTACTCATCAGCGACAGAGCCCACACGCCTGTCTCGGGGGCCGGACGGACACGGGGGCGGCGCGGACCAGGGCGGCCCGGTGAATGCCCGCCCGTCCGGCGCCACCGTCCTCGACGGGGGCCTGGCGGCACCACTGCCTCCCAGGACCCCACTGACCCGCCACCCCCTGCCGGGCGGCCGCGGTCTCGTCTCCCAGCTGGTCCTGCTGATCATCTGCGGCGGGTACGCGACCGGCTCGGCGATCGGCTGGGGCTCCGGTCGACTCGCCCTGTTCATGGGCGACTTCGGGCTGAGCATCGCGGCATCGATCGCCGCGATCTCCTGCTTCCGCTACTCCCGCACCCGGCGCAGCCGGTTTCGACCCGCATGGCTGCTCTTCGCGCTCTCCTCCGCGATGGCAGCCCTCGGTAACGGGGTGTGGGGCTGGTACGAGGTCGTCCTCGAAGAGCCCGTGCCGAGCCCGGGGCTCGCCGACCTCTTCTTCCTGTGCTTCGCCCCGCCCGCGATCATCGGTCTCCTCGTGCTAGCCAAGCGGCCGGTGACGAAGGCGGGTTGGGTCTGCCTCGCCCTCGACTCCTGGCTGATCGGGGGCTCGCTCCTCACGCTCTCCTGGAGCCTGGCGCTCGCGCACACCGCGCGGTTCGAGGGCCAGAGCGTCGCGCACGCCGCGCTCTCGCTCGCCTACCCGCTCCTCGACATCGCGCTGGTCAGCATGGTCCTCGCGCTGCACTTCAGGCGCTCGTCCGCCAACCGCACCGCGGTGAACACCGCGATCGGCGCGCTGGCCCTGACCGTCATGTGCGACGCGCTCTTCACCTCGCCGCTGCTGCACGCCAGTTACCGCTCGGGGCAGATGCTGGACGCGGGCTGGTTCGCCGGTTCGCTGCTCCTCGCGTACGCGCCGTGGGCGGCCCCCTGGCACGCGCAAGGGGACATCGGTCGCGGGCACGCGCACGTGACGTACGACAGCGGCCCCGAGGAGCCGCGGGGCCTCGCCGCCGCGACCCGGCCGATCGCCGGTTCGCTCGCCGCCCTCACGCCCTATCTGGCCGCCGCCGTCTGCACGTTGGGGATCCTCTACAACATCCTCAGCGGGCGCAGCGTCGACCACGTCGTGCTCTTCACCGCGGGCACCGTGGTGCTCGCCCTCGT contains:
- a CDS encoding MMPL family transporter produces the protein MAALARWCVRHRLVVVLLWLLALGGAASAAAVAGSAYSNDYEVPGTESGRATQLLNQGFHGLGGDSDSVVWHTEAGTSVRAADVEQPVSKALDTIAEMPAVASVTSPYEATGAGQVSADGRTAYATVTFHEQADDIAKADAQAVVDAAKSAASDDLQVELGGTAIGLTESKSAQTAEVIGVAVAAVVLFLAFGSLAAAALPIATALVSVGTAYAGIVLLGHVMTVADFAPMLGTLIGLGVGIDYALFIVTRHRKGLKRGLSVPVAAERAVATTGRAVVFAGATVCIALLGMLILRLSFLNGVAIAASLTVVLTVAASVTLLPALLSWIGPRALSRRERRRLADHGPEPELPTGFAARWAAFVERHPKLLGALAVVVMAVLALPTFALHLGTSDQGNNPAKATTRQAYDLLAEGFGPGVNGPLTLVSEVYGAGDRNALTDLGTTLKSTEGVASVSPVTYAEDGRTAFLTVVPASAPQSEATSELVDRLRGDVLPKAGADSSLDVHVGGVTASYDDFAEIIVGKLPLFVGVVIGLGCVLLLLAFRSIGIPLKAAAMNVAAVASAFGIVVAIFQWGWGSELLGLGRAGPIEPFLPVIMVSVLFGLSMDYQVFLVSRMYEEWLETGDNRRAVRVGLAETSRVINSAAVIMISVFLAFVLSGDRVIAMFGIALAAAVALDAFVLRTLLVPALMHLLGGANWWLPRRLDRLLPRISIEPPECRSNARGDRASIPEQRDVQDDAREVRERDVRDIAGRGR
- a CDS encoding aldo/keto reductase, whose translation is MERRTIGAAALEVGAVGLGCMPMSWAYSGSRQRGDASLRTVHAALDASGQAATLLDTADMYGPFTNELLLGRVLKERRADAFVSTKCGLLVGDQHIVANGRPGYVKRACDASLRRLQTETIDLYQLHRADPEVPVEETWGAMAELVAAGKVRALGLCAMGARARRRPAPGRPVPGLHEATVRQLERVQQVFPVSAVQAELSVWSPEALDALLPWCAARGIGFLAAMPLGNGFLTGTLTPGQGFEPDDLRARHPRFTAEMMAANQPLVVGLRKIAERHGATPAQVALAWVLAQGRHVVPVPGAKRERWAVENAGAASVRLTAQDLREIAALPAALGSWD
- a CDS encoding DUF6191 domain-containing protein translates to MFTPFEALFAPGRKHTEDENRRLELTRVDLADGDPGKGPIDLTSGKVVVRAPVPSSREEGTPGTEET
- a CDS encoding GNAT family N-acetyltransferase — its product is MFAISLGEGAELRPVEPWQAQEFYEHVERAREYTGAWVPFTVTVKDLESARAHLQKYADKQASDTGRFYGIWVDGMLVGGIAFRIFDTSVDGCELAVWLEPTVAGRGLINKASRILVDWAVDERGMHRVEWLVSSLNDRSKATAERLGFTRDGVLRESFPWQGVRHDMEVWSVLAPEWRALREARAAEAGAVR
- a CDS encoding PQQ-dependent sugar dehydrogenase — translated: MIVQRPAVTAVLAAAALVFAAGCSSGGGDDSGGRESPLDPGRSSRSPSGKPGADAPPEKGSAKVTRTLTKGLKSPWGLAALPDGDLLVSSRDEGTITRVDATSGKKTELGSVPGVSPGGEGGLMGLAISPTYASDHMVYAYFTTESDNRVARMLYDEKKPSGEQLGAPDTLVKGIPKGMIHNGGRIAFGPDKMLYAGTGETGDTGLAQDKKSLGGKILRLTADGEPAPGNPFGDSPVYSYGHRNVQGLAWDEQKRLWASEFGQDTWDELNEIKSGDNYGWPEVEGKAGEEGYHDPVAQWKTSEASPSGVAYAEGSVWMAGLRGERLWRVPVRGVTPAGKPQAFLKGEHGRLRTVLAAGGDKLWLVTSETDSRGTPEKGDDKILEVKVE
- a CDS encoding helix-turn-helix transcriptional regulator produces the protein MITQRTTGAARPAHCAMLAAVETRSVSPVFVGRADELGALNEALARAGEPGTGEPQALLLGGEAGVGKTRLVEEFTAAAEERGAVVALGGCVEIGADGLPFAPFSTALRALRRRLPDELAAAAEGQEEELARLLPELGSAAPVGHPASRSDEQGMARLFELTARLLERLSRDRTIVVVLEDLHWADASTRHLLAYLFRTLRGGRLVLLATYRADDIHRRHPLRPLLAELDRLRTVRRIELGRFSKDEVARQMAGIFAAEPEQSLVDDIFDRSDGNAFFVEELAVAAHGSSCAGLTDSLRDLLLVRVEELPEDTQRVARIVAEGGSTVEYELLAEVAGLAEDDLIQALRAAVGANILLASPDGDGYRFRHSLVREAVSDDLLPGERSRINRRFAQALESDPALVSADQRAARLATYWYYAHDAAKALPAVLSASVEARHRHAYAEQLRLLERAMELWDDAPDSVREGLRPADYVEGYPACGCDPAATPLQYLDLMAEATVAGRLCGERERALKIIKRALRILEDENDPLRAAWFWVSRSRLVSTLGRGDGWDEIAKAQELVRGLPPSEVHAEVLVHRASWGMLHDPGAETLAAAERAVEYARMVKADVIELNARLTRGALLVEAGDPEAGLAEMYEIRDRVVREALVTNLSRAHINLPSSLEGVGRSAEAVRVAMEGIEFCRKYGLVDTEGWVWANAAESLISLGRWDEAAEAVAQTQRCVQSSKPRVSASERTARMALYRGDLVAADQHMQTAHQHLGTHDPQPQYLLVLIRIALGVAAGEGRVLDGRAEFERGLATGLPIGTYKYGWPLVLAAATMEADSRGLPIAEPGRPAAVERIRAAAKSLATPIPLWRAYDEWTRAELLRSEGRDGPDDWSAVVQALEPMDRPYDLAQARLRLAESLLAPQHTDRDRAAQLLRQAGEVAERLAARPLADAVTGLAQRARLNLDRTATAREPAAPADPAEALGLTSRERDVLRLVAVGRSNRQIAEELFISPKTASVHVSNILAKLSVTGRGEAAALAHRLRLFPVESAQTPG
- a CDS encoding 2-hydroxyacid dehydrogenase, yielding MTTDVWLPFEAHEIEGLPAAADAGLNYRYWDGGPDFPADPADCAFYVVPYMKGTEVAVRPLSAMTSVRVVQTLTAGIDHVEPGIPLLSPGVRLCNARGVHETSTAELALTLVLASLRGLPRFVEGQRQEEWHAGFYPALADRSVLIVGYGSIGSAIEDRLAPFECARVARVARSARATERGPVHPLVELPSLLPDADVVILSTPLTEATRGLAGADFLGRMKDGALLVNVARGPVVDTKALLAELESGRITAALDVTDPEPLPAGHPLWHAPGVLISPHVGGSSSAFLPRAKRLLADQLSRYAAGRSLGNVVLTTGS